Proteins encoded together in one Cryptosporangium aurantiacum window:
- a CDS encoding IS3 family transposase has product MTGSVGLAMWAKCGQALPEAGVSIAPSTYYAACNRPVSAPASRDEEVTAVIKQIHAENYGVYGVRTIYAELVRRGGVNGRPVARCTVARLMKAWPPCYVV; this is encoded by the coding sequence ATGACGGGGAGCGTGGGGCTGGCGATGTGGGCAAAATGTGGGCAGGCGCTCCCGGAAGCAGGCGTGTCGATCGCTCCGAGTACCTACTACGCCGCCTGCAATCGGCCGGTCTCGGCGCCGGCGTCCCGGGACGAGGAAGTCACCGCCGTGATCAAGCAGATCCACGCGGAGAATTACGGCGTTTACGGCGTTCGGACGATCTACGCCGAACTGGTCCGGCGCGGCGGTGTGAACGGGCGGCCGGTCGCGCGTTGCACGGTGGCCAGGCTGATGAAAGCCTGGCCACCGTGCTACGTGGTCTGA